ttttaaaacaatcaataatatgtttgaaaaatattttttcattaaatgtttGAAAGGAGTTTCTTATCATATATATAGATTCATATCTAAGTTCTATATATTTCTGAGCTTATGAGCCCTCCTACATTCATAATATTTTAGgatgatattcaaatatcaCGCCATCATGGCATTATCAATATGTCACAGAAATAATGTTTGACATTATCTGACATTAAAAgcaaaaagttatatatttaataatatggtTGTGAAGAAAATGTTAACAGCAAAAGTAATAATGATTATTGAATATAGTTAGTGATAAAAATAGAAGAGGAGATGAAagtgtaatataatatttgtctAAGAAATACGggattaagaaaaataatgacaaaattttgaaattctctgtctaaatataaattgaaatttgattccCACGAAGTCTATGGTATGAGTCTATATATGAGTGTCACGTTTGGTGGCATTGACTTTATTGACAAATAATTGAAACGGTTGGCTTTATTACCACCGGCCACCTGTGCTTCAATCACTCTCAACAAAACTATAAGCTGCCTGACGAGTTTAGTAATGCTATAACATTATTTCAaaactaatcacaaaacaaatttcatttaaataataaatacattttcatGAATTCagtttctatatattttttttaatattatttctataaaatacattgatatttaaaaaataaaaaaattaatatatatttgtatatcttaaataatgacaaacacaaaaaacaatcCAAATTCGACTTCCCTTTCACATGACATGATTTCTACGTTCACATTCCAGGCTTGTGTGTCAAATTTATGATCCTTATCTGTCCGAACACAACAATAATTTTTctctataaaacaaaaaagatatggtaaagaaaaaacaaattaataatgatTGTTACCGTACTTTTATGAATAAAGATGCAAAATCATGACATTTTTATAGgtctaatcaaataaaatttgtatcttACAACCCCAGtcaaataaattacaaaagaaagagGGAAATGCTATTGAATTCAAATctataggaagaaaaataaaaatatatctttacaGTTTGATCAATGTCAAATGTGCAATCGATGAAGAATCAAAtcaacttcaaatttaatttggattttatctttttatttttatttaatatacaaaCTTTTTTCTTCCACCCTATACATTATAATAGAAACACAACATAACTTCATAAGagtaaatataaacatattatatgAATCATGAGATTAATCTACAAGTGTATTGTATCTCTGAAGGAAACATGAACCGTCTAATTAAGAATTTCCCATTTGCGAAGCATGCGCGCTGCAACACGCTTTACTCACACTCACATTTTTCGTTGACTTACAACTCTGTCTGCGTCTCCATCGTTCCGGAAAACACGTCCAATCGTTCCTCTTTACCACTTCAAACTATAATGTGCAAGTGACGCGTAAAATCACGCTTAGGTTTACGCGCAATCCTTTTGCCTAATTTCTATCATTATTCTTTCTACTTTCTATTTCTTCCATACCTCTCATTATCTTATCATTTatctttacttttaatatataaacaattcGGTATGATTTTGTTACAACATTTCTTTAGTATCACTTCTCGTTATTAGAACACTTCAGTGTAAAATGGACTACTAAATATGCATACTTATATTTTCATACCcatctttttttcataataaaaataaaataatagtttttaagaTGATTGAATGGGAGTATCAACATAATATACTCCTTAAAAGAAcccttaaatattattatcattcttTATCAACCACCCAAATTCTACATTAGTGATATTGAAATCCATAGTAACTGGCCAGTTCAATGGACTTCCTAAGTAAATGGGCTTTTTATATTGGTGCAGGATCACCTATTTTTGGAACCAAATAATGGGACAAGTCCACTGTCAGACTAATAACATGTTGATCCTCTCGTATTATAGAtctaagggttaaatatgtttttagtccctgtattttggaacgattttggttttagtttctctttcaaactaaggtacaatttagtcattcaattttagaaaactcttggttttaatcttttttaccaaatttttttaactttatttgttgtttcaaacgcgtttctcagttaacattgaagcaaaaatgtgtcaaatagtgtaaacaatccaaatcctataatgaaacgtgcttgaaacagcaaataaagttaaaaaaattggtaaaaaggactagaaccagagttttctaaagttaaaggactaaattgtaccttagtttgaaagaggaactaaaaccaaaatcgctccaaagtatagagactaaaaacacatttaaccctagatctaaaatataatttatatattaaaaatatttatctgttttgaattatattgtaaaaaatttatatacttaaaaatatttatccacaaataatttaattattcaaataaatattagtttagtCCAATGTAGAAGTAGAactgtatattattttaaattttaagtgataaaaatattgttattaatgaatttaacttgttatgttattttaagtCCTATTAAATCATATTATCTCTAAAACGATGCAAATATGATTTCAAATtcttatagttttgtttttaatactaaggtttaaacctctttttggtccctaagttatgagcgaatgttcagtttagtctcccgcttttaaaaatgtaaacctttgattcctaagttataaaaaattgtatcaaatgagtcctttttttatgttcatggtcaaagtacaaagaacaatctaaagtgttgttattattaagaaacaaatcagaccaatctaaagatgtagcagttgttaccaaaaacagtatttcaagtaaaaaggactcatttgatacattttttacaacttagggaccaaagatttacattttaaaaaacggggacCAAAGATTTAACTGAAGatccacttataacttagggaccaaaaaacctaatattaatttagttcttaaaattgtaataatttaatttaattatttatttatattttctataaatatatttttctggaactgtaaaaaaataatcacgAAGGCAATTTTATATGTGAATATTCATATTCCcagtaaataaagtttttatataaaaatatgaatatttatactattaaaaagaagaaataaaacaggaataaaatttaaaacttgtgattctaaaaatatatacatgattataatttattaaatggaattataaatatttaaaaaaaaaaacattgaatattGACCAACGCAAGAACTTAACTAAGTTCAAGTAGAAGATGTATAATatttagtgttgtcaaaacgaGTTAGGTGGTCTAATCTGACCTGGTCCATCACGGGTTAGTCACTTAATGAGtcaatttaatttggtttatttattagctagttcaaaaaatttgaaccaGGTCCGACCCATCATAGGTTGGTAGATTAAATGGTTTGATTcactagtttattttattacaagtttttttaaataaaaaaattataatttttttgtaatttaaatctaaataaattttagtctaaaatgatattaaacttcaaaacaacttaaaataaataaaaagtaacatacaactcaaatgtaatccaaaaagaaacttaaaaagtgaataaataagtttataatattgataatttttgtgtcaattatccatttataagattATAGTCTAGAATGAATAAAcctataatattttgtattactTATCTATTTATAAGATTAGAGTCTATAATgaataaatctataatattttgttctcataacAATTTCTTTATCCCCAATCTATAGTATAGTAAAAAGagtgttaactaataatacTGAAACccaaagtaataaataattaaattaaactagatGAGTTGGTGACTCACCACGAGTTCAACTCGAATGAGCCAAGTTTTACGAGTTCAACTCGAATGAGCCAAGTTTTAAGTAAATCGAGTTAAAAACTAAtccatattatattttttcaaatctaattttactcaaatacaattcaaaccTATAGTAAACTGGATGGGCCACTAACAacactaataatattaaagtacaATGTAGGATTAAAATGATATGTTTTGAGTATAAAAAGGGAAAGctatatataaagaagatgACATAAGTTTTCTAAGTAATTAAATtgtctaagaaaataaaataaaaaggtaaatatgggtgaaataattcaaaagatacaaaagcatttaaaaattgaaataaaaaaatgaattaagtgAAGGTTGAGAATGATGAAGATAAAGAGAGATGTAAAAGAGAGGGGATGggttctataaaaaaaaaaaaaaaaggaaaagtccTCCGACATTTACTGCGTCCTATTTTTACGTTGAGGTTACAACTTAAGCATGCATTTGCATCATCACCCATTacaaataatatcttttttatcattctttctCTTCCAATAACACTATTAATACATCATCTCTTTCTCccactcatttttttcttctgggTTCATTCAACATTCTCAAACAAATGGGTAAAAAGTCTTCTTATTCATCTTCCTCCATCTCTGCATGGAGGTATTTGCAACCTCGTTATTACATCAAGAGACCTAAACGACTTGCAATGGTCCTTATCGTCTGCGTTTCACTTACATGGCTACTCTATGACCGCAAATCACTCAGCACTGGACAGCAGGTTCTTTCATTGTCTTTTCTCATCTTCTCCTAAATTAACCAAGAAATTTCCATTTTCATTATAAATCTTAcaagagtttttctttttttcttttttattgcaTTAGTTGTTGTCTTGTAAAACAAATAAGTTATGATGTTAAAAGGGATGGAAGGGGTGCCATCTTGCTTTCTATTCTGGTCTCATCTCATCCCTTGTTAGTGTTTTTGATTTGAATAGTCTATTTGATCATGGTTAATAATGTGTtgatttaagtattttaatcttggttatgtaatcttttgaaagttTGGTTCTTTGAAATATTCTTTAAGTTGTTTTCTTTGTCTTTGTCTGGTACTAGGATgacattttgaaattgaaagaagagGTTACACGCTTGCAGAATTCAGTAAGATGTGCAGACTTTTGTTACCTACAGGGTTCTTTGTtatactttcaaaattttgtttttgtgccTTCGTGGTAATTGAGTTGGTTTGAGTTATTTGAAATTGCAGATAGAAGATATAAAGGGCCACATGAAAGACTCGGCAGAAAGTATTCAGAATGAGGATGAAGTCAATAAATTCGCTAAGGATATTTATGTTGACGAAGATCCTATTAGCAAACAAcgaagagataaaataaaagatgccATGCTTCATGCTTGGACATCTTATGAAACGTATGCGTGGGGAAAGGATGAACTTAAggtttttcataatattttcttaacctTTTGCTTAATACACTAAGTGTTATATGTTTGTTGCTTGAGGAGGAGGCAGCCCTTTTGGATAAGCCATTGAACCTTGAAAAATAGATATTTCTTTGACATAATAAGAAATGACACttcattcaaattttgatcAACGAAGGGATACGTGAAGTTTTACGTTGCAGGACAGAATAATATATGCAAATTCTTTCTACAACTGAAATTTACCAATTATACACATTAGGAGAAGCAATAAAAAAGTGTGTCTGCATGTTCCTTTCTAAATCCATTTATGTTTTATGCTATAATAGCATACAGATTAGAATAGTCAAATTAAAACTATGCAACTAATTAGTTTGTTATTCCTTGCACAGCCACAATCAATGAATGGTGTTGACAGTTTTGGCGGTCTAGGGGCAACTATAGTAGATTCACTTGACACATTATTTGTGATGGGTCTTGATGATCAATTTAATAGAGCTAGAGAGTgagttgtatttaatttttagtacaTTTGATTTTGCAATCCACTGTGTCTGCTTGAAAATGTTTGtcctctttcttttctacttttgctacagttgaatttgaaaaaaataaaagaagaagagaaaggatCGTTTTTGTAGTAAAGAATCGAACACATTATAAGCATCTAACGAGATAAATAATGCAGGTGGGTTGCTGAATCATTGTCTTTCGACAAGAACATTGAAGTTAGTGTGTTCGAGACAACCATAAGGTTGAATTAGAAGGTTCAATCTTAGTTTTGTTGAAATGTTAATTTCCTCCCCCACCTAACAGTTGTTGTAGCTTTGTAAATTGCAACAGTTTTTCTTTGTAATTCATTTTTGTCTCATTTATCTATCATTTTGGTTTAGAGTGATGGGTGGCCTTCTTAGTGCTTATGATCTCTCTGGTGACAAAGTTTTCCTAGAGAAGGCCAGAGAAATTGCAGATAAGTTGTTGCCTGCATGGAATACACCTTCAGGAATCCCCTATAATAGACTTAACTTGGCATTTGGAAATACAAATAACCCTGGATGGGCGCGGGTATGTTTTGTCATCACTATGTTACTTCATGTATTTGTCTAGAGTTAATGTCATAATACAGAATCGCAGCTTTCTATCAAAATCATTTCTAATCACTGATAATATTCTGTTACTAGAGATTTATAACATGATAActtgagttttgtttttttcaattgttgTTCAACTTGAATATTTGGATCATGTTCACCTCCAACATCACTGACTGATAAGAGATCCTTTGATTGCTTGATGATCatatcaatgtttttttttggtCTTGAGAATTTTCTGTTCTTCTATAGAACTCTCATTCTTCGTTTGGTAATACAACATATCATATGGTGTGTTGTCTTGCAAAATTTAGTGGCATCTCATTGTTACATATTGTGATTTATTGTAGATTGTTTTATGTTCTTGATTGGTCGTTCTTTATTACTAGGGAAACAGTATTCTTGCGGATTCTGGTTCCGAACAACTCGAATTCATTGCTCTCTCTCAAAGGACAAAAGACCCCAAGTACCAAGAAAAGGTAACATTTTACTACTTTTCCTTCACCATTACTAAACATTTTTTATCAGTGGAATTCAAACCCACAACATTACTAAAAATTACTAAGCATATTGATTTCAAGAAtgtcataataataatttcaggCAGAAAAGGTCATCAAGGGGCTTCATAAAAGTTTTCCGGACGATGGGTTACTTCCTATATATCTTAATCCACTTACTGGAACTCAAACAGGTGGATCAGTTACATTTGGTGCCATGGGTGACAGGTAAATTTTCTAACATCATTATTGCATTATGATCTTGTAATTGTTGGCCACTTAAGTCTTAAAGTGAAATTCAATTCCAATTTTGTGTAAGTTTCTGCTAAACTCTTGATATagataataatatgataaaaatgacATTATTCATGTGCTATGTTTTTTGGGAACATGGAACAAACATGCTTAACCTTCAGTGGGTTATAGACTGCTTGACCTTTTTCTATAATCTTTTTGTTCACATGCTTAATAATATGTTGCAGCTTTTATGAGTACCTACTCAAGGCCTGGATACAAGGAAATAAAACTGAAGCTGTAGCATTTTACAGGTAATGAGCTTTCAAAGTGTTGATTTTTCATTggaaaaaaagattttattacCCCTGTAAAATACTATGTACCTAACTATCGCATCTTTCAAAGTATACCTAACTCTAGTTCACCATGTACATATTTTGTTGCCATAAACTTTTGGAAGAAGCCAAAGTATCATGGAATACCTTTCATCCATAATGCATATTCTACAAAAACACATTTAGCAAACTCTTTTCAACACCACTTTAATATGAAAGTTCAAACTTTTGAGCTAAGAGACACATGTAGAACCATATCTTAAATGTGTGAGCTAATGGTGGATCAGGGAAATGTGGGAGAAATCAATGATAGGTCTTCAAAGCATGATTAAAAAGTCAACACCTTCGTCTTTTACATACATATCCGAGAAGCTTGGAAATGCAGTCTTTGATAAGGtgttatttgaaaaagaaatttattttagtcttGGCTGAGTATGacattaaaagaatatttgacatGGTCTCCTTTTCAGATGGACGAGTTAGCTTGTTTTGTTCCTGGAATGTTGGCTTTGGGATCTTCAACCTCTGGCCCTGGAGAAGCTGAAAAATATCTGTCACTTGCTGAGGAGGTGACCctgtttttttcttcctattaAAAGCTTAAGCTATTAAATTCATGTGCTGCTGATTGTTCCGAAAATCAACATCACACTTTTTCTTGCCTCTTCCCTTGGAATTGGAAACATTATTCAGAACATAATGAAGAACCATGTTgcatttgtattttctttttcaacctaaATAATACATCCAAGGTTTCAGTTTTGAcggaattttaaattttttttcccaaAGGAATAACTTTTATTGTGATGATAATTACTAATTTATGCTTAAAATATAGGTTTGAgcttccatttttctttcaaacttaCGATGAATTCCGATTCTTCTTGTTGCGCAGCTTGTATGGACTTGTTACAACTTTTACCAATCAACACCAACTAAATTGGCAGGAGAGAACTATTACTTTCGCGATGGAGAGGTTTGAACCTTAAATTCTAACATTGTTTGTGAAATTCCTAAGATGTTTTGTTCTAAGATTATGAAACTGTAGGATATGAGTGTTGGTACCACGTGGAATATCCAAAGGCCTGAAACAATTGAGTCATTATTCTACCTCTGGCGTTTCACTGGAAACAAAACATACCAGGAATGGGGTTGGAATATTTTCCAAGCATTTGAAAACAATACTCGGATCGAAACAGGATATGTTGGACTCAAAGATGTAAGAAATTCATAACTCTTCAATATTTCTCCTACATGATTTACTCTCACGCTTGGAAAAATTGTGCATACGTCTGTTAACTGTTCTCACTTTGTTGTTATTTAGTTTGACATATATAGTTGTCATGATAATCAATCTCCAAGCAAAATTTGGTGGTGTGAAATAATCATAAGTTATGCATGTTGTATGAAAACTTGATCATACTCATacttttttccttaatttagtTCAATGCATACAATTTATAAAGCAAATGAGTAGATAGAAGCATTTAGCTGTTATATGCATGGTGCACTGCTAAACAAACTGTGACTAAATGCTTAGGTGACTACTGGGAAGAAAGATAATATGATGCAGAGCTACTTCCTTTCAGAAACACTAAAGTATCTTTATCTGTTGTTTTCGCCTTCGTCAGTCATTTCCCTGGATGAATGGGTGTTCAACACGGAGGCTCATCCTTTAAGAATTGTGACTAGAATTGCTAATGAAGAGATTGGTCACGCAAAAGAGGTATTTCCACGTCATTTGCATGGTAGAAAAGAAGGTCGATTTGAATATAAGTAGCTAAGAGTTGTTGCTTTGAGATTATTGTAAACATATCCTGAACCATAGTTCCTAACGTACTTTCAAGTTAGATCCATCTTTACATGAGAATGTTTCATCATCCAGATTAACGATAGCTAGCACAAGGGTCTCCTTCTCTTGCCTGTCTATGGTGGACGATATTTGGAAGCTTTGTTTATGGTGTAATTAGTAGGATAAATGTGGGTGTAAATTCTTAGGTAGAAACAGAGATCGCTCTACTTTATATTGGACTTCTTTTTCGCATAGTTGTAAATGCAAAGTATTAGTTGCAACTATGAGATGTAAGGCATCCATGTTTGAAAACTCATACTTCTTTGCTCTTCTAATCCAAAATTTACTCATATTAATGATTTAGAGAGGAAATTTAATTGAGTGACACTAAATATAAGAAAAGGATAACTTACACCagatccaattttttttaatgcattgCCAATGTTAATTAACACTTAGAACTTGATTAAGCGAATgttaattaaacattaattaaacatccattCTGAAAGATCATTTATTGACTTAAACATCGAATTTATTGTATTATCAAGAATTAACTctaattatcaaaaaattatttattaacttaaaCATCGAAATACTTTTCGTAAGTAACTCCACCACATTATGTAAAGGAATAAGGGAGTGGAAACTTGGATTGGAAGGCAGCTTGGAGATTGTTTGGAATTTAGTATGCATGACAGTTAACCTCGATCCTTGTTCGTGTGATTTATCAAGTCTTCTGATAGATATTACAGGCTTCTTGGTTgatttgttatttaaatatcgAGTGCGATAAAACTTTTGATACTATTAGCTTAGTCTAACAAGGTTAAGTGAGTGTTGCTGGTATAACAAGATGAATactgagagaaaaagaatatattcaaATGACCTCAACAAGAATTACAACATTTAACATTACAGGAATCTCATCTCGAATGCATGAGTTGTTGTATATTTAGTACATAACTAGGCACTTAACATCCAACAGATAATAACTTAAAAGGTATTAATGCATGTTTAGTTTCGAGATTGATCAAGTTAAATGTGGATGTAAGTTAtagttaaataacttttatttttatatttaagatgaAAATTCGAGACTCTAATAAATAGAGTTAACTATTGAAATCCGCATCATTAAATTAATGTGGCAATCACACATTTAAtgtcaaaagattaatttaacaATATTGGCTTAATGAAACAAGAAATATCCCATTTGGCAGGATCTTCAATTGCTCTTTTTCAGAATCATGTTCTAGGTCCATTAACAGAAGATAAAAACTGTTAAACCCTTATAACTAAAACATAGATAAATTCAGAACAATagaatgataaattttatatagGTGACAGATAAATATGGGCCAAGGACAGCTAAAAAGAGCACTGGTATCCTTCTAAATTCTAAGGTGCCAGACAAGGCACCAATTATTAGAATCAGACATATATCAAATCAAAACGTTTCTAATTTTCCTACTTCTGTCACATTTTAGGCTGATTTTTATACTCATAACACGATGATATTTGATGTTCTTACCTCGcgatttctttttcaatattttcagaTAATATCTCAAAAATAATGAAGTTGGgtgctataaaaaaaaatgcacaggAATATTTGGAGTTGATGAAGAATCTCATGTATGGTGTTTGAGTGAAGATCCATGTTTGGGAAACTGAGAGAGTGGAGGCCAAGTGGCCCAGTATGAAATTGTGTAAATGGTAAATGAGAGAGggaaaataaaaggtaaatgTAAATGGTCATGGTGAAGGGCACGCTTAACTGGTATAAAGGTAAGAAAAAGGAGGGTAATGTGCAGTGAGTACATTGTATGAATAGAATATTATATTGAAGAAGAGGAAAGCAGTTAGTGAGAGGTCTATTCGTTAACCAGCATTCTGTGAACCCAAATGCATTATTTCTGAAGAAACAAGTGATGTTTTTGAAAGGTCTATTTTCAGGCCAGCAGAGACAAACATGCAGAGTTTGTTTGTTCTGAGTCATCCCTGACCTATTTTGTTACCTTATATAGATATAGATGGCATAGCtaggttttgttttgttgtctTGTGTTTTCTTGCTCATATATGTTATTCAAGTGCTACCCGATTCCTGCCAATTTCTCCATCAATCAATGTTATGGGCAACTGAGCCCAGAGAAAACTTTTTATGCATTATCACACTTATGTGTGACCATCTTTGTGCTATCATTATTTTTTGGTCTAACTGTCTTAGCAAAAGGTTGCAGGAGGAATCACCCTAAAGAGAATAAAACCTCTATGCTGATGTTGATTTGGTTTTGAAGTCTGGGAACTTAATTTGTTGGTTAAGTGTTTAGTTCTGAATGAGGAAttgtataaaaaatgttttataaggaacttatttaaaaacaataaaagaaactgTGCAAGAAACAAGCGATTGAATCAGAAGTATTGGCTGTGATGTACAGATTCAGATAAAACAACCAGAAAAGCCAATACATAGTTTTGACTTGGGACCAGTTGATTGTGATGTATTCAAGCCATGTGAGTGTCTTCCCTTTGGATTTAGGttcatcaaaattaaagaagaaaacaaaacaaaattcaaatgcTAACAATATCTGATGTTGTTCGATAAAAACAAAGATACAACAAGTCTGTgcataaaacagtaaaaacaaacattttgGAGATGCAGGGGATCGAACCCTGTACCTCTCGCATGCAAAGCGAGCGCTCTACCATTTGAGCTACATCCC
This genomic stretch from Vigna radiata var. radiata cultivar VC1973A chromosome 7, Vradiata_ver6, whole genome shotgun sequence harbors:
- the LOC106767658 gene encoding mannosyl-oligosaccharide 1,2-alpha-mannosidase MNS1 isoform X2, with amino-acid sequence MGKKSSYSSSSISAWRYLQPRYYIKRPKRLAMVLIVCVSLTWLLYDRKSLSTGQQDDILKLKEEVTRLQNSIEDIKGHMKDSAESIQNEDEVNKFAKDIYVDEDPISKQRRDKIKDAMLHAWTSYETYAWGKDELKPQSMNGVDSFGGLGATIVDSLDTLFVMGLDDQFNRAREWVAESLSFDKNIEVSVFETTIRVMGGLLSAYDLSGDKVFLEKAREIADKLLPAWNTPSGIPYNRLNLAFGNTNNPGWARGNSILADSGSEQLEFIALSQRTKDPKYQEKAEKVIKGLHKSFPDDGLLPIYLNPLTGTQTGGSVTFGAMGDSFYEYLLKAWIQGNKTEAVAFYREMWEKSMIGLQSMIKKSTPSSFTYISEKLGNAVFDKMDELACFVPGMLALGSSTSGPGEAEKYLSLAEELVWTCYNFYQSTPTKLAGENYYFRDGEDMSVGTTWNIQRPETIESLFYLWRFTGNKTYQEWGWNIFQAFENNTRIETGYVGLKDVTTGKKDNMMQSYFLSETLKYLYLLFSPSSVISLDEWVFNTEAHPLRIVTRIANEEIGHAKEINDS
- the LOC106767658 gene encoding mannosyl-oligosaccharide 1,2-alpha-mannosidase MNS1 isoform X1; this translates as MGKKSSYSSSSISAWRYLQPRYYIKRPKRLAMVLIVCVSLTWLLYDRKSLSTGQQDDILKLKEEVTRLQNSIEDIKGHMKDSAESIQNEDEVNKFAKDIYVDEDPISKQRRDKIKDAMLHAWTSYETYAWGKDELKPQSMNGVDSFGGLGATIVDSLDTLFVMGLDDQFNRAREWVAESLSFDKNIEVSVFETTIRVMGGLLSAYDLSGDKVFLEKAREIADKLLPAWNTPSGIPYNRLNLAFGNTNNPGWARGNSILADSGSEQLEFIALSQRTKDPKYQEKAEKVIKGLHKSFPDDGLLPIYLNPLTGTQTGGSVTFGAMGDSFYEYLLKAWIQGNKTEAVAFYREMWEKSMIGLQSMIKKSTPSSFTYISEKLGNAVFDKMDELACFVPGMLALGSSTSGPGEAEKYLSLAEELVWTCYNFYQSTPTKLAGENYYFRDGEDMSVGTTWNIQRPETIESLFYLWRFTGNKTYQEWGWNIFQAFENNTRIETGYVGLKDVTTGKKDNMMQSYFLSETLKYLYLLFSPSSVISLDEWVFNTEAHPLRIVTRIANEEIGHAKEVFPRHLHGRKEGRFEYK